From a single Apium graveolens cultivar Ventura chromosome 2, ASM990537v1, whole genome shotgun sequence genomic region:
- the LOC141689782 gene encoding uncharacterized protein LOC141689782, producing MDDWQHARPVISIDGTFLKGRYRGKLFIAMGVDSNNHPFPLCYGLVDEETYENWSCHHPGGELKKLMWKAGRTTQVSKHDAYMSRIGEISPTALQYLATIPVERWTLSHDSGVRYGQTTTNMLEGFNDNIRRARFLPVTAMMEYLFYKVVTIVDKHRNIVDDGLQEGQQLCARSAAMLAKIRRKATGHTVITFHHLRGIMKILTHQYTTAKGTVKGGKTQVVNLNDRTCTCGKWATHHMLCSHAMAGCITHGLSWEHFIDHFHKNQAMQDLYRPIIYPLEPTEYWNYDLPVPWQGYRKLVPEESLKKLKEKCGDKGESVRIRMEIDSLRSGKKCSLCNQEGHTKRSKKCPGRPH from the exons ATGGACGACTGGCAACATGCACGTCCTGTGATTTCAATAGATGGGACATTCTTGAAAGGAAGATATAGGGGCAAGCTGTTTATTGCTATGGGTGTTGATTCGAACAACCACCCGTTTCCTCTCTGTTATGGCTTGGTTGATGAGGAGACGTACGAGAACTGGTCTTG TCATCACCCAGGTGGTGAACTAAAAAAATTAATGTGGAAAGCTGGAAGAACCACACAAGTCTCAAAGCACGACGCATATATGTCAAGGATTGGTGAAATTTCCCCCACCGCCCTACAATATCTTGCTACAATACCCGTGGAGAGGTGGACACTTTCCCACGATAGTGGTGTTCGCTACGGTCAAACAACCACAAACATGCTTGAGGGCTTCAACGACAACATAAGGAGAGCTCGTTTTCTTCCAGTAACAGCAATGATGGAGTACCTCTTCTACAAGGTGGTCACAATTGTAGATAAACATCGAAACATAGTGGATGACGGTCTACAAGAGGGGCAACAGTTATGTGCACGTTCCGCCGCTATGTTAGCTAAAATTCGGAGAAAGGCAACAGGACATACAGTTATTACTTTCCATCATCTCCGCGGGATTATGAAAATACTAACACATCAGTACACAACTGCAAAGGGGACGGTAAAGGGAGGTAAAACCCAGGTTGTCAACTTGAATGACCGTACGTGCACCTGTGGAAAATGGGCGACCCATCACATGTTGTGCTCCCATGCAATGGCAGGTTGTATAACACATGGATTGAGTTGGGAGCATTTCATCGATCATTTCCATAAGAATCAAGCAATGCAGGACTTGTACAGGCCAATAATTTATCCGTTGGAACCAACTGAATACTGGAACTATGACTTACCCGTACCTTGGCAGGGGTATAGAAAGTTAGTGCCGGAAGAGTCCTTgaaaaaattaaaggaaaaatgcGGGGATAAGGGAGAATCGGTGCGGATCCGAATGGAGATTGATAGTCTGCGGTCTGGAAAGAAATGTAGTTTATGTAACCAAGAAGGTCACACCAAGCGTAGTAAGAAATGCCCAGGGCGCCCCCACTAA
- the LOC141707437 gene encoding uncharacterized protein LOC141707437 — translation MEWEEIDIEIGEALDRLDCIKDDGVIHLYSTRPNSHGGQPSLLSRTFQPISNRNQKFVAHLQENMNLLNSGKTKTTVNRAFASLEQAIDPRTCMVLSKLLNHAIFDDLNGCIFTGKQASVYHATKHDGQEFAVKVFKDRDHNTQGHSRRGNFKSNSRKIVKTWAENEMRNLMRLKDAGIRCPTPIVLRLHVLVMEFIGKSGSPAPCLKDANLSEDKMRECYIQMIIVMRNLYQKCKLVHGDLSEYNILYDEGDLHIIDVSQSVDVDDPLSLDLLYWDCIHVSDFFEKNGVEVILKSYLFNFVVDSSIPDESVGRYLEESGIPRVRSGTCSGRFRIFADKNLPPKHPEVLESCISPKDASLLKIQVGGDDDSSDSEGVNHYDTMKEDTQKTLPADKKAARKENKKKVKEEKREARKTKTEKYVKKKKNSVKKTSKPCNTISWFL, via the exons ATGGAGTGGGAAGAAATCGATATTGAAATCGGAGAAGCTTTAGATCGATTAGATTGTATTAAAGACGATGGGGTTATTCATTTGTATTCTACAAGACCCAATTCTCACGGAGGTCAACCATCCTTATTATCAAGAACTTTCCAACCTATCTCTAATCGAAACCAGAAATTTGTTGCCCATCTTCAG GAAAATATGAACCTGCTGAATTCTGGTAAAACTAAAACTACTGTCAACAGAGCCTTTGCGAGTCTCGAACAG GCAATTGATCCAAGAACTTGTATGGTGTTGTCCAAATTGCTGAATCATGCTATATTTGATGACTTAAATGGCTGCATTTTCACCGGGAAGCAA GCCAGTGTTTATCATGCCACGAAACACGATGGTCAAGAATTTGCTGTTAAGGTATTCAA GGATAGGGATCATAATACACAAGGGCATTCTAGGCGTGGGAACTTCAAGAGCAATTCCAGGAAAATAGTTAAGACTTGGGCAGAAAATGAAATGAGGAACCTTATGAG GCTAAAGGACGCAGGGATCAGGTGCCCCACTCCAATAGTTTTGAGGCTTCATGTCTTAGTCATGGAATTCATAG GAAAATCAGGGTCGCCTGCTCCTTGTCTTAAGGATGCAAATCTATCTGAAGACAAGATGCGTGAATGTTATATACAG ATGATTATAGTGATGCGAAATTTATACCAAAAGTGTAAACTGGTGCATGGAGACTTAAGTGAGTATAATATACTCTATGACGAG GGTGACTTGCACATTATTGATGTTTCTCAATCTGTGGACGTTGACGATCCTCTTTCCCTCGACTTGTTATACTGGGATTGCATTCATGTTTCT GATTTTTTCGAAAAGAATGGCGTGGAAGTTATATTAAAATCGTACCTGTTCAATTTTGTAGTAGATTCATCTATCCCGGATGAATCTGTGGGTCGCTATTTAGAAGAG TCTGGCATTCCAAGAGTCAGAAGTGGCACTTGCAGCGGTCGTTTTCGTATTTTCGCAGATAAAAACCTGCCACCAAAGCATCCAGAGGTATTGGAAAGTTGCATCTCTCCTAAAGATGCATCTCTCCTAAAGATTCAGGTGGGGGGTGATGATGATTCTAGTGATTCAGAAGGAGTAAATCATTACGATACTATGAAGGAAGATACACAGAAAACACTCCCTGCAGATAAAAAAGCAGCGAGAAAAGAGAACAAGAAGAAAgtgaaagaagagaaaagagagGCTCGCAAAACTAAGACTGAGAAGTatgtgaagaaaaagaaaaatagtgTCAAAAAAACTTCAAAACCATGTAATACTATTAGTTGGTTCCTCTAA